A window of Rubricoccus marinus contains these coding sequences:
- the hutU gene encoding urocanate hydratase, with amino-acid sequence MTASPRTVRAARGSALTCKGWHQEAALRMLMNNLDPEVAERPQDLVVYGGSGKAARNWDSFEAIVATLRRLENDETLLVQSGKPVGVFRTHDEAPRVLIANSHLVPRWATWDNFRQLEAEGLTMYGQMTAGSWIYIGTQGILQGTFETFAACARTHFGGTLDGRLVVTAGLGGMGGAQPLAATMNGAAFLGIDVDETRICRRVESGYCDRLETDLDAALNAVLDARQRRVPLSVGLVGNAAEVLPELVRRGVDVDVVTDQTSAHDLRVGYIPAGYSLADAEAFRTREPLAYDEAVLDSMQTHVQAMLDLKASGAVVFDYGNNLRGQVADRRGMTRAFEIPGFVPEYIRPLFCKGSGPFRWAALSGAPEDIAVTDAAILELFPEKEHLARWIRMAQDKVQFQGLPARICWLEYGERAEAGEKFNWLVETGRVQAPLVIGRDHLDTGSVASPNRETEGMKDGSDAIADWPLLNALLNTACGASWVSLHHGGGVGIGYSIHSGMVSVADGTPAGYRRLSRVLTADPGTGVMRHADAGYDLATDTARERGVDLPMYNTP; translated from the coding sequence ATGACCGCGTCCCCCCGTACCGTCCGTGCCGCCAGAGGCTCCGCGCTCACCTGCAAGGGGTGGCACCAGGAAGCCGCCCTGCGGATGCTCATGAACAACCTTGACCCGGAGGTCGCCGAGCGGCCCCAGGACCTGGTGGTGTACGGCGGCAGCGGCAAGGCCGCGCGCAACTGGGACAGCTTCGAGGCGATCGTCGCCACGCTGCGGAGGTTGGAAAACGACGAGACGCTGCTCGTGCAGAGCGGGAAGCCCGTCGGCGTGTTCCGCACGCACGACGAGGCCCCGCGCGTGCTCATCGCCAACAGCCACCTCGTCCCGCGCTGGGCGACCTGGGACAACTTCCGCCAGCTCGAAGCCGAGGGGCTCACGATGTACGGCCAGATGACGGCCGGAAGCTGGATCTACATCGGCACGCAGGGCATCCTCCAGGGCACGTTCGAGACGTTCGCGGCGTGCGCCCGCACGCACTTTGGCGGGACGCTGGACGGCCGGCTCGTGGTCACGGCCGGGCTCGGCGGCATGGGCGGCGCGCAGCCTCTGGCGGCAACGATGAACGGCGCCGCGTTTCTGGGCATCGACGTGGACGAGACCCGCATCTGTCGCCGCGTGGAGTCCGGCTACTGCGACCGCCTCGAAACCGACTTGGACGCCGCGCTAAACGCCGTATTGGACGCGCGCCAGAGGCGCGTCCCGCTCTCGGTCGGGCTCGTGGGCAACGCCGCTGAGGTCTTGCCCGAACTCGTCCGCCGAGGCGTAGACGTGGACGTGGTGACCGACCAGACCAGCGCGCACGACCTCCGCGTGGGCTACATCCCGGCCGGCTACTCCCTGGCCGACGCCGAGGCGTTCCGCACGCGCGAGCCGCTGGCGTACGATGAGGCTGTCCTGGACTCGATGCAAACGCACGTCCAGGCCATGCTGGACCTCAAGGCATCTGGCGCCGTCGTGTTCGATTACGGCAACAACCTCCGTGGTCAGGTCGCCGACCGCCGCGGGATGACGCGCGCGTTCGAGATCCCGGGGTTCGTCCCCGAGTACATCCGCCCGCTGTTCTGCAAGGGGTCGGGCCCGTTCCGGTGGGCGGCCCTGTCCGGGGCGCCAGAGGACATCGCGGTCACCGATGCGGCTATCCTGGAGCTGTTTCCGGAAAAGGAGCACCTCGCGAGGTGGATCCGCATGGCGCAGGATAAAGTGCAGTTCCAGGGACTCCCGGCGCGGATCTGCTGGCTGGAATACGGCGAGCGCGCCGAGGCGGGGGAGAAGTTCAACTGGCTGGTGGAGACCGGCCGCGTGCAGGCGCCGCTCGTGATCGGGCGCGACCACCTGGACACCGGCAGCGTGGCGAGCCCGAACCGCGAGACCGAGGGCATGAAGGACGGGTCGGACGCCATCGCGGACTGGCCTCTGCTCAACGCGTTGCTCAACACGGCGTGCGGCGCGAGTTGGGTGAGCCTGCACCACGGCGGCGGCGTCGGCATCGGGTACTCCATCCACAGTGGCATGGTGAGCGTGGCGGACGGGACCCCGGCAGGCTACCGGCGCCTTTCACGCGTTCTCACGGCCGACCCGGGCACCGGCGTGATGCGCCACGCCGACGCCGGGTACGATCTTGCGACCGACACCGCGCGCGAGCGCGGCGTCGATCTCCCCATGTACAACACACCCTGA
- the hutH gene encoding histidine ammonia-lyase, with product MSAAVALRIGRVDADLDASLAALRTELGGDECRVRASRQRLETALASGDALYGVNTGFGALKSVRIGAEDLEALQVNLLRSHAVGMGAPVARSLSRRMLRLKVHALGLGASGVSVAVVERLLWMAENDVIPVVPSQGSLGASGDLAPLAHLALPLIGEGLVWEGGSPTPAADVLARHGLAPLALGAKDGLALINGTQFMAAHLAEVVVRAQRLATAADIVAAITLDAARGSLRPFGEAVQGVRPHPGAIAAAANVRALLVGSEILPSHEGCAKVQDPYSIRCVPPVHGASRDALAYASGVLEIEVNSVTDNPLVLGTDRAPEIVSAGAFHGQPLALAADTAAIALAEWASVSERRTYLLLDEHDGLPPFLVAASGLNSGFMMPQYLAAALVSENKTLCHPASVDSIPSSRNQEDHVSMGAWGARKALLVLENAERVLGVEALCAAQALEHRRPLRSGAGVEAAHAALRQRIAPRDADRAFSDDLEAAVDLVRSGALVRAAEAETGPLA from the coding sequence ATGAGCGCCGCCGTCGCTCTTCGGATCGGACGCGTAGACGCGGACCTCGACGCGAGTCTCGCCGCGCTCCGAACCGAACTGGGCGGCGACGAATGCCGCGTCCGCGCCTCGCGCCAGAGGCTAGAAACGGCCCTCGCCTCTGGCGACGCGCTCTACGGCGTCAACACCGGATTCGGCGCGCTGAAGTCGGTTCGAATCGGCGCCGAGGACCTGGAGGCGTTGCAGGTCAACCTGCTCCGCTCGCACGCGGTTGGGATGGGCGCGCCGGTCGCCCGCAGCCTCTCGCGCCGGATGCTGCGGCTCAAGGTTCACGCGTTGGGGCTCGGCGCCTCGGGCGTGAGCGTGGCCGTTGTAGAGCGCCTGCTGTGGATGGCGGAGAACGACGTGATCCCCGTCGTGCCGAGCCAGGGGAGCCTGGGCGCCTCAGGTGACCTCGCGCCTCTGGCGCACCTCGCGCTGCCACTCATCGGCGAGGGCCTGGTGTGGGAGGGGGGCAGCCCGACGCCAGCGGCGGACGTTCTGGCCCGGCACGGCCTGGCGCCTCTGGCGCTGGGCGCGAAAGACGGCCTCGCGCTGATCAACGGGACGCAGTTCATGGCCGCGCACCTCGCCGAGGTCGTGGTCCGCGCGCAACGTCTCGCCACAGCGGCGGACATCGTCGCCGCGATCACGCTCGACGCCGCCAGAGGCTCGCTTCGGCCGTTTGGAGAGGCGGTCCAGGGCGTGCGCCCGCATCCCGGCGCGATCGCCGCCGCCGCGAACGTGCGCGCCCTCTTGGTGGGGTCGGAGATCCTGCCCAGCCATGAGGGCTGCGCCAAGGTTCAAGACCCGTATTCCATCCGATGCGTTCCGCCGGTCCACGGCGCGAGCCGCGACGCGCTGGCCTACGCCTCTGGCGTGCTGGAAATCGAGGTCAACAGCGTGACCGACAACCCGCTGGTGCTGGGGACCGACCGCGCGCCGGAGATCGTCTCTGCGGGGGCCTTCCACGGACAGCCTCTGGCGCTTGCGGCGGATACAGCCGCTATTGCACTTGCCGAATGGGCGTCCGTCTCCGAGCGCCGCACGTACCTCTTGCTAGACGAACACGACGGCCTCCCGCCGTTTCTCGTCGCCGCCAGCGGCCTGAACTCGGGGTTCATGATGCCGCAGTACCTCGCCGCGGCGCTCGTCTCGGAGAACAAGACGCTGTGCCACCCGGCGTCGGTGGATTCCATTCCGTCCAGCCGCAACCAGGAGGATCACGTCTCGATGGGGGCGTGGGGCGCGCGAAAGGCGCTCCTCGTGCTGGAAAACGCCGAGCGCGTGCTCGGGGTTGAGGCGCTGTGTGCCGCCCAGGCGCTGGAGCACCGCCGCCCGCTACGCTCGGGCGCCGGCGTGGAGGCCGCGCACGCGGCGCTTCGCCAGAGGATCGCGCCGCGCGACGCCGACCGCGCGTTCTCGGACGACTTGGAGGCTGCGGTCGACCTCGTCCGCTCTGGTGCACTCGTCCGCGCCGCCGAGGCGGAGACGGGGCCTCTGGCATAG
- the cysS gene encoding cysteine--tRNA ligase, translating into MPETPEFRLHNTLTRQTEALMPTETAASGAPLLRFYSCGPTVYSFAHVGNFRTFLTADLVVRTAKALGWEVRYVSNVTDVGHLTDDDVADAGGEDKLAKALASKEGERFANVWDLARHYTGGLVADWNRLNLVEPDVRPRATEHVTEQIDAVCALMEGGHAYETEDGVYFHVPSFEGYGKLSGNEAADALRDGLRELVQDSGKRDPRDFALWKKDPGHLMQWHAPFGKGFPGWHLECSVMAQKYLGTTIDLHGGGEDLRFPHHECEIAQAEALTGEPFSRMWIHTRFLQVEGEKMSKSKGNFLTVRDLTVAPEFGGREDWGAPVDPLALRLLLISGQYGKPFNLTRKALEDAAKNRQRYVDALDAAQNASGADVDRDLAAGLGEELDEAYADALDGMTDDLNTPVALAAALRGANAILALARGPGLDAGMAGSAMGYLQSIDSLLGIVGIDAPDVPADGASGGAGSSAADAALGAEVDALLREREAARANKDWARADALRDEIDALGVIVMDTPSGPTWKRA; encoded by the coding sequence ATGCCTGAGACCCCCGAATTCCGCCTCCACAACACGCTCACGCGCCAGACCGAAGCGCTGATGCCGACCGAGACGGCCGCCTCTGGCGCGCCGCTGCTCCGGTTCTACAGCTGCGGGCCGACGGTCTACAGCTTCGCGCACGTGGGCAACTTCCGGACGTTCCTCACCGCCGACCTCGTGGTGCGGACCGCGAAGGCGCTCGGCTGGGAGGTACGTTACGTCAGCAACGTCACCGATGTGGGCCACCTCACCGATGACGACGTGGCCGACGCGGGAGGCGAGGACAAGCTGGCCAAGGCGCTCGCGAGCAAGGAAGGCGAGCGGTTCGCGAACGTGTGGGACCTAGCGCGGCACTACACCGGCGGGCTCGTCGCGGACTGGAACCGCCTGAACCTCGTGGAGCCCGACGTGCGCCCCCGCGCGACCGAGCACGTGACGGAGCAGATTGATGCCGTCTGTGCGCTGATGGAGGGCGGCCACGCGTACGAGACCGAGGACGGCGTGTACTTCCACGTCCCCAGCTTTGAGGGCTACGGCAAGCTGAGCGGCAACGAGGCTGCCGACGCGCTCCGCGATGGCTTGCGCGAGCTGGTCCAGGACAGCGGCAAGCGCGACCCGCGCGACTTCGCGCTCTGGAAAAAGGACCCCGGCCACCTCATGCAGTGGCACGCGCCGTTCGGCAAAGGCTTCCCCGGCTGGCACCTGGAGTGCTCCGTGATGGCCCAGAAGTACCTCGGCACGACGATCGACCTCCACGGCGGCGGCGAGGACCTCCGATTCCCGCACCACGAGTGCGAGATCGCGCAGGCCGAGGCATTGACGGGCGAGCCGTTCTCGCGCATGTGGATCCACACCCGCTTTCTGCAGGTGGAGGGCGAGAAGATGTCCAAGAGCAAGGGCAACTTCCTCACCGTGCGTGATCTCACCGTTGCACCCGAGTTCGGCGGTCGCGAGGACTGGGGCGCGCCCGTTGATCCTCTGGCGCTGCGCCTGCTGCTCATCTCCGGCCAGTACGGCAAGCCGTTCAACCTCACGCGCAAAGCGCTGGAGGACGCGGCTAAGAACCGCCAGCGCTACGTCGACGCGCTCGATGCAGCACAAAACGCCTCTGGCGCTGACGTTGACCGCGATCTCGCCGCAGGGCTGGGCGAGGAACTCGACGAGGCCTACGCCGACGCGCTCGACGGCATGACGGACGACCTCAACACGCCGGTTGCTCTCGCCGCCGCGCTCCGCGGCGCCAACGCGATCCTCGCTCTCGCCAGAGGCCCGGGCTTGGACGCCGGAATGGCGGGCTCGGCGATGGGCTACCTCCAGAGCATCGACTCCCTGCTCGGCATCGTCGGCATCGACGCGCCAGACGTCCCGGCCGATGGAGCCTCTGGCGGTGCAGGCTCGAGCGCCGCCGACGCAGCGCTGGGCGCCGAGGTCGACGCGTTGCTTCGCGAGCGCGAGGCCGCCCGCGCCAACAAGGACTGGGCCCGCGCCGACGCGCTCCGCGACGAGATCGACGCGCTGGGCGTCATCGTGATGGACACGCCCTCCGGCCCGACCTGGAAGCGCGCCTAG
- a CDS encoding TerC family protein, with protein MTDPLHLDVPTWAWIALNGYVVALLLLDLLVFNKKAHKIEWREAARLSAFFVAAALAVNAVIWWQFGPTPGLTFLTGYLVELSLSVDNLFVIAVLFGYFGVPAQYQHRVLFWGIFGAILMRAAMILLGVALIERFEWVLYVFGAFLILTGARMFFESEGGDDVSGNPILKVLRRVLPVTKSYHEEHFFVRHAGKLFVTPLFLVLVMIELTDVVFAVDSIPAILGVTTDPFLAYGSNILAVTGLRALYFLLAGVIERVRYLHYGLGAVLVFIGLKMLSAEWLHGYGLEVPEWLSLSVIVVCIGSASLFSWLADRRERALLPPPGAPEPGGDHAPTAGREAPASISGNVKA; from the coding sequence ATGACGGACCCGCTCCACCTCGACGTTCCTACTTGGGCCTGGATCGCGCTCAACGGGTACGTCGTCGCTCTCCTGCTCCTGGACCTGCTGGTCTTCAACAAGAAGGCCCACAAAATTGAGTGGCGCGAGGCGGCCCGGCTGTCGGCCTTTTTTGTCGCGGCGGCGCTGGCGGTCAATGCTGTCATCTGGTGGCAGTTCGGCCCGACGCCGGGCCTGACGTTCCTGACGGGGTATCTGGTAGAGCTCTCGCTCTCTGTCGACAACCTGTTTGTCATCGCCGTCTTGTTCGGCTACTTCGGGGTCCCGGCGCAGTACCAGCACCGCGTGCTGTTCTGGGGCATCTTCGGCGCCATTCTCATGCGCGCGGCGATGATCCTTCTCGGCGTGGCGCTCATCGAGCGGTTCGAGTGGGTGCTGTACGTCTTCGGCGCGTTCCTCATCCTGACCGGCGCTCGGATGTTCTTCGAGAGCGAGGGGGGAGATGACGTGTCGGGCAACCCCATCCTGAAGGTGCTGCGGCGCGTGCTCCCAGTCACGAAGTCCTACCACGAGGAGCACTTCTTCGTCCGCCACGCGGGCAAGCTGTTCGTCACGCCGCTCTTCCTCGTGTTGGTGATGATCGAACTCACCGACGTGGTGTTCGCAGTCGACTCTATCCCGGCGATTCTGGGCGTGACGACGGACCCCTTCCTGGCCTATGGCTCCAACATTCTGGCCGTCACGGGGCTCCGAGCGCTGTATTTCCTGCTGGCCGGTGTTATTGAGCGGGTGCGGTACCTGCACTACGGGCTGGGCGCCGTGCTCGTGTTTATCGGGCTTAAGATGCTCTCTGCGGAGTGGCTCCACGGCTACGGGTTGGAGGTCCCCGAGTGGTTGTCGCTGAGCGTCATCGTCGTCTGTATCGGCAGTGCGTCGCTGTTCTCGTGGCTTGCGGACCGTCGCGAGCGCGCTCTTCTGCCCCCACCTGGAGCGCCGGAGCCGGGAGGCGACCACGCGCCGACGGCCGGTCGCGAGGCGCCAGCGTCGATCTCCGGCAACGTAAAGGCGTAG
- a CDS encoding patatin-like phospholipase family protein codes for MQVVSSPSHPTGRFGLALAGGGPEGAIYEIGVLRALDDALEGVDFNDVPITVGVSAGALVGACLANGITTAQMARSVMHEEPGEQPFRPELFLRPAAGEIARRLASIPGLVAGALADTVRKPRTYGLVATMIERLSRAVPVGVFDNKPLRTYLERLFAPEGRTDDFRTLKNELIVVAADLDAGETVRFGDGPLAGVPISLAIQASTALPGLYPPVEIDGRHYVDGVLHKTVHASVALDRGAELVLCINPIVPVDTVNSVEKGVMERGKLVDRGLPTVMSQTLRTLIHSRLGTGLAAYRERYDAADVVLIEPTRDDYTMFFVNVFSFAERKMVMEHAYSSTLRQLATRREEIGPIFARHGITLREDVLDRPVHDLWESVALGTRKRRRNGGRALMPSTVATRDLRDTLGDLESLLS; via the coding sequence ATGCAGGTCGTCTCCTCGCCGTCCCATCCTACCGGTCGTTTCGGCCTCGCACTCGCGGGCGGCGGTCCCGAGGGCGCCATCTACGAAATCGGCGTTCTCCGCGCGCTGGATGATGCGCTGGAAGGAGTGGATTTCAACGATGTGCCTATCACGGTCGGCGTTTCGGCGGGCGCGCTGGTCGGCGCGTGCCTCGCCAACGGGATCACGACCGCGCAGATGGCCCGCTCCGTGATGCACGAGGAGCCCGGCGAGCAGCCGTTCCGCCCCGAGCTGTTTCTCCGCCCGGCCGCAGGCGAGATCGCGCGCCGTCTCGCGTCCATCCCCGGGCTCGTGGCCGGCGCGCTCGCGGACACGGTTCGGAAGCCCCGGACGTACGGCCTCGTCGCGACGATGATCGAGCGGCTCAGCCGCGCCGTGCCGGTCGGCGTGTTCGACAACAAGCCGCTGCGGACGTACCTGGAGCGGCTGTTCGCGCCAGAGGGCCGCACGGACGACTTCCGGACGCTCAAGAACGAATTGATCGTCGTCGCCGCCGACCTCGACGCTGGGGAAACCGTGCGGTTCGGCGACGGGCCTCTGGCGGGCGTGCCCATTTCCCTCGCCATCCAGGCGTCAACAGCGCTTCCGGGCCTGTACCCGCCGGTCGAGATCGATGGGCGGCACTACGTGGACGGCGTACTGCATAAGACGGTCCATGCGTCCGTCGCACTGGACCGGGGCGCCGAGCTCGTGCTTTGTATCAACCCCATCGTGCCGGTGGACACGGTGAACAGCGTCGAGAAGGGCGTCATGGAACGCGGCAAGCTTGTCGACCGCGGCCTGCCGACGGTTATGAGCCAGACGCTCCGTACGCTCATCCACAGCCGCCTCGGGACCGGCCTCGCGGCCTACCGCGAGCGCTACGACGCGGCCGATGTGGTGCTGATCGAGCCGACTCGTGACGACTACACCATGTTCTTCGTCAACGTGTTCTCGTTCGCAGAGCGCAAGATGGTCATGGAGCACGCGTATTCCAGCACGCTGCGCCAGCTCGCCACGCGCCGCGAGGAAATCGGACCCATCTTCGCCCGTCACGGCATCACGCTCCGCGAGGACGTGCTGGATCGCCCGGTGCACGACCTCTGGGAAAGCGTTGCGCTCGGCACGCGCAAGCGGCGCCGGAACGGTGGCCGTGCCCTGATGCCGTCTACCGTCGCCACGCGCGACCTGCGCGACACCCTCGGTGATCTCGAAAGCTTGCTGAGCTAG
- a CDS encoding nucleotidyltransferase domain-containing protein gives MWGRSIISRVGKLLSPEARTALINAGIALHMPSRRRFFRRIERLIRTDAIPCVIAGGYAYDAKRGRITRPHKDVDMLALEEDRDAIIAAFEAAGLRVKAKRSTRLVVTDRVWCWGDVFLFRDVGGGLAEIEGSDYNKIIMRVPRDVLVRRQQGRIGDRELPIPCDDYFYCMAPFIANEDDQAFCRGLPHSPSLRLHTRPAPEHPGYTLYEWGYDPVDQTTGALISEPKPEASGARG, from the coding sequence ATGTGGGGCCGCTCCATCATTTCTCGTGTCGGCAAGCTCTTGTCGCCAGAGGCCCGCACCGCGCTTATCAATGCTGGGATCGCGCTTCACATGCCGTCGCGGAGGCGGTTCTTCAGGCGCATTGAGCGGTTGATCCGCACCGACGCGATCCCGTGCGTGATCGCCGGAGGCTACGCGTACGACGCGAAACGCGGGCGCATCACGCGGCCTCACAAAGACGTGGACATGCTGGCGCTCGAAGAGGACCGGGACGCGATCATCGCCGCGTTCGAAGCCGCGGGGCTCCGCGTTAAAGCCAAGCGCTCGACCCGGCTCGTCGTCACCGACCGCGTGTGGTGCTGGGGAGACGTGTTCCTGTTCCGAGACGTGGGTGGAGGCCTCGCCGAGATCGAGGGCTCCGACTACAACAAGATCATCATGCGCGTCCCGCGAGACGTGCTCGTCCGGCGCCAGCAGGGACGGATTGGCGATCGCGAGTTGCCCATCCCCTGCGACGACTACTTCTACTGCATGGCCCCGTTTATCGCGAACGAAGACGACCAAGCCTTTTGCCGCGGCCTGCCGCACTCCCCCTCTCTCCGGCTCCACACGCGGCCTGCGCCCGAGCACCCGGGCTACACGCTCTACGAATGGGGCTACGATCCGGTCGACCAGACTACCGGCGCCCTTATATCCGAGCCGAAGCCCGAGGCCTCTGGCGCCAGAGGCTAG
- a CDS encoding alpha/beta hydrolase has protein sequence MPHEHAPIRTAGADLADARGAVILLHGRGAGAADILALGREVAPDALALLAPDADGATWYPHSFLAPLASNQPYLDGALATVERAVALAEASGVPRERIALAGFSQGACLSLEAAARLGGRWGAIAALSGGLIGTGEDSDGKPPADKRFDYDADLAGTPVFLGCSDVDPHIPLSRVRRSALVFEDLGASVDERIYKNMGHVVNRDELDAVRALLQPLA, from the coding sequence ATGCCGCACGAACACGCCCCCATCCGTACCGCCGGCGCCGATCTCGCGGACGCCAGAGGCGCCGTGATCCTCCTCCACGGACGCGGGGCCGGTGCCGCAGACATCCTCGCCCTCGGCCGAGAGGTCGCGCCCGACGCGCTGGCGCTCCTCGCGCCCGACGCCGACGGCGCGACGTGGTACCCCCACTCGTTCCTGGCGCCTCTGGCGTCGAACCAGCCATACTTGGACGGCGCGCTGGCGACGGTCGAACGCGCGGTGGCGCTGGCCGAGGCCTCTGGCGTGCCGCGCGAGCGGATCGCGCTGGCGGGGTTTAGCCAGGGCGCCTGCCTCTCGCTAGAGGCCGCGGCCCGACTTGGAGGCCGGTGGGGCGCCATCGCCGCCCTATCGGGCGGCCTGATCGGCACCGGCGAGGACTCGGACGGGAAGCCGCCGGCGGACAAGCGCTTCGACTACGACGCGGACCTCGCGGGAACGCCCGTGTTTCTCGGCTGCTCCGACGTGGACCCGCACATCCCGCTCTCGCGCGTCCGGCGCAGCGCCCTCGTGTTCGAAGACCTCGGCGCGAGCGTGGACGAGCGGATCTACAAGAACATGGGCCACGTCGTCAACCGCGACGAGTTGGACGCGGTCCGCGCGCTGCTGCAGCCCCTGGCTTAG
- a CDS encoding copper-binding protein has protein sequence MRLHLFLLLASGVFVAACADDAASGSTAPEATVADASGESWTARGVFLGSRFEGQAATIEHEAIPDFMDAMRMDFLLASPEAVEALEVGDKVSFRLDYDGNRVIASGFETLPDSTTLVLAAGATPPDSTD, from the coding sequence ATGCGCCTCCACCTCTTCCTGCTCCTCGCCTCTGGCGTCTTTGTCGCGGCCTGTGCGGACGATGCCGCCTCTGGCTCCACCGCGCCAGAGGCGACCGTAGCCGATGCCTCTGGCGAGTCGTGGACCGCCCGCGGCGTGTTCCTCGGCTCGCGCTTCGAAGGCCAGGCCGCGACGATCGAGCACGAAGCCATCCCGGACTTTATGGACGCGATGCGCATGGACTTCCTCCTCGCCTCGCCAGAGGCCGTCGAGGCCTTGGAAGTGGGAGACAAGGTCTCATTCCGGCTGGACTACGACGGCAACCGCGTCATCGCCAGCGGTTTCGAGACCCTGCCCGACTCCACTACGCTCGTGCTTGCCGCTGGCGCCACGCCCCCAGACTCCACCGACTGA
- a CDS encoding ring-cleaving dioxygenase encodes MSSPVTGLHHVTAISGPAQQNVDVYAGLLGLRLVKRTVNFDDPGTYHLYYADGEARPGSFLTFFPWGEGAMPGRIGAPQAVATAYAAPIGASEMWLDRLASHGPLAGVDFDAPEERFGETVLTLRAPDGLAVEIIEAADASGGWEAGRIPPEAALGAFHSVTLRTARPEATMRVLTDALGYEAHGEEEGRVRLVNPQADRARCIDVMRQPGEAGRMGAGTVHHIAFRVPDDDAELEARELLLQLGLQPTPPIDRQYFHSVYCREPGGVLFEIATDPPGFATDEPADALGQRLMLPPQYEPQREAIEARLPPLHVPS; translated from the coding sequence ATGTCCTCTCCTGTTACCGGCCTCCACCACGTCACGGCCATCTCCGGCCCCGCGCAGCAGAACGTGGACGTGTACGCCGGCCTTCTCGGCCTGCGCCTCGTCAAGCGGACCGTCAACTTCGACGACCCCGGCACCTACCACCTGTATTACGCCGACGGCGAAGCGCGGCCGGGCTCGTTCCTGACGTTTTTTCCCTGGGGCGAGGGCGCGATGCCCGGCCGCATCGGCGCGCCTCAGGCCGTCGCGACCGCCTACGCCGCGCCCATCGGCGCGTCGGAGATGTGGCTGGACCGCCTCGCGAGCCACGGGCCTCTGGCGGGCGTGGACTTCGACGCGCCCGAGGAGCGCTTTGGAGAGACGGTCCTCACGCTCCGCGCCCCAGACGGCCTCGCCGTCGAGATCATCGAGGCAGCCGACGCCTCTGGCGGCTGGGAGGCCGGGCGCATCCCGCCAGAGGCCGCGCTCGGCGCCTTCCACTCGGTCACGCTCCGCACCGCGCGCCCCGAGGCCACCATGCGCGTGCTGACCGACGCGCTGGGCTACGAGGCCCACGGCGAGGAGGAAGGCCGCGTGCGGCTCGTCAACCCGCAGGCTGACCGCGCGCGGTGTATCGACGTGATGCGCCAGCCCGGCGAGGCCGGCCGCATGGGCGCCGGGACCGTCCACCACATCGCGTTCCGCGTTCCGGACGACGACGCCGAGCTCGAAGCACGGGAGCTCCTGCTCCAACTCGGCCTGCAGCCCACGCCGCCCATCGACCGGCAGTACTTCCATTCGGTGTACTGCCGCGAACCCGGCGGCGTCCTCTTCGAGATCGCGACCGACCCGCCCGGCTTCGCAACTGACGAGCCCGCCGACGCGCTGGGCCAGCGCCTTATGCTGCCGCCGCAGTACGAGCCGCAACGCGAGGCCATCGAGGCCCGCCTCCCCCCTCTCCACGTCCCCTCCTGA